From Bacteroides uniformis:
CGGAATTCAAGGCTTTCAGCACACGGCCTTCCACCTCCATATCAGGGCATGCCATCATGGTACTGATAACTTGCGGGAAAGAGATTGCCGACGGGTTTTCATCATCAACCTGGAAAGCGCCGTTAATCAGATTGCAACCCGCATTGCCGTGCAAGCGCTTTTCTGCAATATTAAATTCAATGAACGGCTGCTTCTCCATTCCGTCGGGAATAGCCTCGCCCGCAGCCTCACTAATTATCCACTTTCCTTCCAAATCAGACAACTTGGAAACGGATTCTTTCTTCTGCAACACGACTATGGGACGATTGGAAGCACCGCATAAAGCTATATTTTCCTTTCCCAGCTTCTTATACTTTTTCACTTTGTTCAAAGCCGACAACACATTATTTTCTACAGTCATATCCGGACAAGCCATACGGGTACTTGCCAAAGCGCCAAGGTCAATCGTGCCGGGCTTGGCATTCACGTCAAACGAACCCATCATACGGTTGCAACCACTGTTGCCAAATACTTTTCCAGTCTTTGTGTCAAAACCGATATAGGGAAATTCCTGACCCGGAGCAGGGACTACGGCAGTACCATTCACTTCAATAATATTCCACTCACCGCTGATGGAAGAAAGAGTTGCAGCATTTTT
This genomic window contains:
- a CDS encoding META domain-containing protein, which encodes MKKVFVSLCMASVLMGLSSCASTKNAATLSSISGEWNIIEVNGTAVVPAPGQEFPYIGFDTKTGKVFGNSGCNRMMGSFDVNAKPGTIDLGALASTRMACPDMTVENNVLSALNKVKKYKKLGKENIALCGASNRPIVVLQKKESVSKLSDLEGKWIISEAAGEAIPDGMEKQPFIEFNIAEKRLHGNAGCNLINGAFQVDDENPSAISFPQVISTMMACPDMEVEGRVLKALNSVQSFGKLAGGGIGLYDADNNLVMVLVKN